The nucleotide window TAGATGAACTTTCTATGGGAATGTCCAATGATTATATAGAAGCACTGGAGAGCGGATCAACTATAATCAGAATAGGAAGTAAATTGTTTAAATAAAAACAGGAGGTTATTAATTTGAAATTAGGAAAGAAATTTTTGGAATTTTTCGGAGATGTGGATGAAGAAGAAGTAATAGAAGAAGAGGAAGTTGTCGTTAAGCCTAAACCTCAGGTCAAAACTCACACTGTCAATGAAAGTGAGCAGCAACCTGAAGAGAAAGAAAAAAGAGTAATGAGCATTTTCGGTGGAGGAAAGAAGGAGGAAATCGGGAAAATGAAAGTAAGTTATGTTTCGATAATAAGACCAAAAACATTTGAAGACTCAAGGCTGATAGCTGATTCTATAAAAGAAAAAAAAGTGGTTACATTCAGTTTGGAATTTTTGGAATTTGAAGTAGGACAAAGAGTTATAGATTTTGTAAGTGGAGCTGCTTATGCAATGGATGCCCATTTATCAAAAGTTACCGATAAAGTTCTTACGTCTATTCCTAACGGAGTGGGATATGAAGATATAGACACTTCTTTGGAAGAAGAAAGAAAGAGAAATTCCGATTTGCTTTAAAATACGGTATTTATTTAAAACAATATAAAAATATACCTTTTGACTATTCTTACTGTAAAAATAGTTTTAAGGTATATTTTTATTTTACTTTATACTATATCTCGGAATCTCCGACTTTATCTATATTTTTAAATTCTTTGTCCACTTTGGAAAGATTCAGATATAGAATAGAACCTACCAAAATCATAGCCGATACAAACTGTACAGGAGAGAGAAATCTTTTTAATATTACCGCTTCGGCAAAGACCGAAGTTAAAGGGTATGCCAGTTCGCAGAATGTAGCGATAGATGCAGGAATGTTTTTTAATCCGTTGTAGTAAATAAATATTGCACAAAGTCCATATACGGCGATAAAAAGTGCCAATGACATTAGACTTTTATTTCCTGTAAATGTAATTATACTTTTTTCGGTATTTCCGGAAAAGAGAATAAAAACAAGCATTATTACAGTAGTAAAGAAAAATCTGTAAAATGTACTTGTTAAAAAAGAAAACTTTCCTACAATTTTTTTCCCGAAAACAGTTGAACTTCCGAAAGAAAAAGCTGCAAGGAGGGAATACATGGCTGCCAAAAGATTATTTTTAGGCAAAAGTGTAGGACTCTTGAACTCGAAAGTAAGTAAATAAATCGAAATCATGCAAATAATCGCAACTATATAAAATTTTTTTGAAGGTCTTTCTTTTAAAATAAGGAAAGCCAGAATTACAGCAAATATAGGCTGAGATTTCTGAATCAGAATAACTATACTGAATTTACTGTATTCACTTAGTTGTAAGGCTTTTACTATGGATAAAGTTCCTATGCTTCCGCCGAATAGAGCAATAAGCAGAAAAAATATATAGTCATTTTTAGTAAATTCTTTTAACATTTTATATTGTTTTGTAAAAAGTACCGATAAAATAAGTGTAGGTATCGCATGAGCAATAAATACGATAAAATTCACATCATAAAAATGGAATTTTGAAAAATACGAAGGTGTAAGTAAAACCCCGTCAAGTCCCCACATAATAGCAGCGATAACTATTAAAAATCCTCCTAAAATTAAATTGTTTTTTTTCATTTTAATCCTTTCTTTGTTACTTTTGTTTGTAATTCAATATTGACGTATGATATAATAAACAAAGTATAGCACAAAAAAGAAGATTTTAAAATAATGAGAGGAAAAAAATGAGTATAATTTTTACGATAATAATATTGGGAATAATAATATTTTTGCATGAATTGGGACATTTTATGACAGCAAAATATTATAAAATGCCCGTTCTGGAATTTGCTATAGGAATGGGACCAAAAGTATTTTCAAAAAAAATAAATGAAACTGCTTATTCTATAAGACTGCTTCCTTTGGGAGGTTTTGTAAATATAGGAGGCATGCAGCCTGAAGATGATCCTGAAAAGCAAGTAAAGGACGGCTTTTACACAAAGTCACCGTTCAGCAGATTTGTCGTACTGATAGCCGGAATAATGATGAACTTTATATCGTCGATAATAGCTATATTTATTATGCTTTCTGTTACGGGAGGAGTTCCTGCGGGATATATCAAGCCTATAGTAGGATCTGTCAATGAAAACTCTGCTGCAAAGAATGTGTTGCAGGTAAATGACAGAATTACGGAAATAAACGGTAAAAAAATAAAAAACTGGGAAGATTTGGCTAATGCGATATATAAAATAAATGAAAAAGGTTATAATGGAGAAAATATTTCTTTAAAAATAATGAGAGATAATAAAGAGATAAATACAGATATTAAACTCACTTATAGTGAGGAATTGAAAATAAATGCCCTCGGTATAGTAGCAGCACAGGCTAAAATTTCGTTTTTCCAAAAGATTTCGGCGTCTTTCTATACTTTCGGGAACTATTTTAAAGTTATGGCAGACGGGCTTAAAATGCTTATTACCGGGAAAGTGTCCGTGAAAGAAGTTACAGGACCTGTAGGACTTCCCAAATATGTGGGACAGGCTTATAAAGACGGAGGAGGAATAGGATTATTGAATATCTTTATTCTGCTTTCGATTAATATAGGATTGATGAATCTGCTCCCGATACCTGCTCTTGACGGAGGAAGACTGTTGTTTGTAATACCTGAATTTTTCGGAATAAAAGTGAATAAAAAAATCGAAGAAAGAATACATATGATCGGAATGTTGTTGTTGCTGGGATTAATGGTATTTATTGTGTTTAACGATGTGATGAAATATTTTTAGAAAAATAATGAGCTATAAAAAAGAAACTGTTTTAAATTTTAAGACAGTTTTTTTGTTTTAAAAATAAAAAAATAAGATTTTTTAGTTTTTATAAATATAATATTTACAAAATTGTAAAAACAAATAGCTGTAAAAATAGAAAAATCTATTAACACAGCTATTTTTAGTTTTTTAGAAATTTGTAAAATTTATTTTTTCGTAAATTTCAAAGTATCGGTATTACTTTTTAAAATTAAAGTATTTTCGTCGGGTAATTCGACTTTATTAACTTTATCCAGTATGTTGAAATATTTGTATTCAAGATCCATAAATTCTTTAGGACCTCCCATTCTTGTAGCCCCTATACCTCCGAAATTGATATTGTCGTCATTTATTTTGTATGAAGAAAAATATCCGTTTACAACAGAACGCCCGTTCATTCCGTTATCTTTAAATTCTATAGTAATAACAGGTTTTGATGAATAGGCAACTCCGAAATCGGGTTCTTGTCCGTTTATTTCAGTTAATTCCCATGAAGTATTTAATAATTTAGCTGCGATATCGGTTTTTACTTTGCCGGGTTTATTGTTTTGAGAAGCAGTATTAGCTGTTGTGCAGGCAAATATAAACAGAATACTGATTAAACTTAAAATAATTTTTGTTTTCATAATTTATTACTCCTTTCGGTACTTATTGAACTCTTTGGAATATTAATAAATCTTTTCCTGCTCTTAAAGTAAGTATATTTCCTGAAACACTGATTGAAGAAACTCTTCCTAAAAGGTTCAGGTACTCTGTTTCGAGCTCTGTCGATCCGTCGTAAACAGCCGAGTTTCCGAATAAACTTATAGAAATACTGTTTCCGTTCAGCTTATAGTTGCCGAAATATCCGTTATCTCCTGTAACTCCGTTCATTCCGCCGTTGGAAGATAAGTAAAGAGTAATGATTTCTTTTTTATCCTGTTCATCTTCACTTGAAGCTAAGTCTTTATCGGAAATTTTTGTCAATCTCCATAAAATATTTGCAACTTCTTTTTTCTTGAATGTTGCAGAAGATTTAGCTTTTTTGCTTTCTTTAGTAGTAACACTTGTTGTTACAGGTTTTACAATAGGTTCAGTCGCTTCTTCACTGTTTTCAATTTTAGTTTCCGTATTATTAACAGTAGTTTCAGTTTCAGCCGGAGTTTCATTATCTGAAAAAGAGTAAGCGGAAATTAACAGCATTAGTGCTGTAATAAGAAATTTGTTTATTTTCATTTTCATTTGGGTAAAATCCTTTCAAATTTTTAATAATACAATATAATATCACAGAAAAGTTTGAAAAGTCTTTATTTTGAAAAAATATAAAAATTATAATAAGCTTTTCAAAAAAATAATCTTTACAATGTAAAGATTGTGTGTTATAATCTTTACGTGATTAAGATTAAGAGGTGAATTGTAATGAAGAATAAAATTAAAGAAGACAGGTATCATCATGGCGATTTGAGATATGCACTTATTGAAAAAGGGATAGAAATTATTAATCTGGAAGGAGAAAGTAACTTTTCGTTAAGAAAGGTGGCTACGAGATGCGGAGTCAGCAATGCAGCTCCATATGCACATTTTAAAAATAAGGAAGAATTGTTGGATGCTATGCGTTTACATGTTATTGATCAATTGGCAGAAGAATTGGAAAAAGCAAAAAAAGAATATTATGGAACTCCTGATGTTTTGATGAAAATGGGAAAAAGTTATGTTCTGTTTTTTTATAAATATCCGATTTATCATAATTTCTTATTTTCAAAAAAGAATTTAAAAATGGATTTTTCTCTTGAATTTACAGAAAAAACT belongs to Pseudoleptotrichia goodfellowii and includes:
- a CDS encoding cell division protein SepF translates to MKLGKKFLEFFGDVDEEEVIEEEEVVVKPKPQVKTHTVNESEQQPEEKEKRVMSIFGGGKKEEIGKMKVSYVSIIRPKTFEDSRLIADSIKEKKVVTFSLEFLEFEVGQRVIDFVSGAAYAMDAHLSKVTDKVLTSIPNGVGYEDIDTSLEEERKRNSDLL
- a CDS encoding DMT family transporter codes for the protein MKKNNLILGGFLIVIAAIMWGLDGVLLTPSYFSKFHFYDVNFIVFIAHAIPTLILSVLFTKQYKMLKEFTKNDYIFFLLIALFGGSIGTLSIVKALQLSEYSKFSIVILIQKSQPIFAVILAFLILKERPSKKFYIVAIICMISIYLLTFEFKSPTLLPKNNLLAAMYSLLAAFSFGSSTVFGKKIVGKFSFLTSTFYRFFFTTVIMLVFILFSGNTEKSIITFTGNKSLMSLALFIAVYGLCAIFIYYNGLKNIPASIATFCELAYPLTSVFAEAVILKRFLSPVQFVSAMILVGSILYLNLSKVDKEFKNIDKVGDSEI
- a CDS encoding M50 family metallopeptidase encodes the protein MSIIFTIIILGIIIFLHELGHFMTAKYYKMPVLEFAIGMGPKVFSKKINETAYSIRLLPLGGFVNIGGMQPEDDPEKQVKDGFYTKSPFSRFVVLIAGIMMNFISSIIAIFIMLSVTGGVPAGYIKPIVGSVNENSAAKNVLQVNDRITEINGKKIKNWEDLANAIYKINEKGYNGENISLKIMRDNKEINTDIKLTYSEELKINALGIVAAQAKISFFQKISASFYTFGNYFKVMADGLKMLITGKVSVKEVTGPVGLPKYVGQAYKDGGGIGLLNIFILLSINIGLMNLLPIPALDGGRLLFVIPEFFGIKVNKKIEERIHMIGMLLLLGLMVFIVFNDVMKYF
- a CDS encoding META domain-containing protein; translation: MKTKIILSLISILFIFACTTANTASQNNKPGKVKTDIAAKLLNTSWELTEINGQEPDFGVAYSSKPVITIEFKDNGMNGRSVVNGYFSSYKINDDNINFGGIGATRMGGPKEFMDLEYKYFNILDKVNKVELPDENTLILKSNTDTLKFTKK
- a CDS encoding META domain-containing protein, whose translation is MKMKINKFLITALMLLISAYSFSDNETPAETETTVNNTETKIENSEEATEPIVKPVTTSVTTKESKKAKSSATFKKKEVANILWRLTKISDKDLASSEDEQDKKEIITLYLSSNGGMNGVTGDNGYFGNYKLNGNSISISLFGNSAVYDGSTELETEYLNLLGRVSSISVSGNILTLRAGKDLLIFQRVQ
- a CDS encoding TetR/AcrR family transcriptional regulator; this translates as MKNKIKEDRYHHGDLRYALIEKGIEIINLEGESNFSLRKVATRCGVSNAAPYAHFKNKEELLDAMRLHVIDQLAEELEKAKKEYYGTPDVLMKMGKSYVLFFYKYPIYHNFLFSKKNLKMDFSLEFTEKTENKALEILKKTALDIFDELKVSSKIIQDKIIAMWALVEGLTVIITMSDIKYDENWDKRIEEILNSVMIFDGNENLLEKVQ